A portion of the Polaribacter cellanae genome contains these proteins:
- a CDS encoding rod shape-determining protein: protein MGFFDFMTEDIAIDLGTANTLIIHNGKVVIDSPSIVARNRITGKIIAIGKEANLMQGKTHENIKTIRPLKDGVIADFQASEEMIKEFVKQIPSIKKKLFPPALRMVICIPSGITEVEKRAVRDSAKHMNAKEIYLIYEPMAAAIGVGIDIMEPKGNMIIDIGGGTTEIAVIALAGIVCDQSVKVAGDLFTNDIMYYMRTQHNLHVGETTAEKIKISIGAATEDLETPPEDMLVQGRDLLSGKPKQVQVSFREIAKALDKSILRIEDAVMETLSKTPPELAADIYNTGIYLAGGGSMLRGLDKRLSRKTDLPVYVAEDPLRAVVRGTGIALKELDKYKNVLMK, encoded by the coding sequence TACGTTGATAATCCACAATGGAAAAGTGGTTATCGATAGCCCTTCAATTGTTGCAAGAAATAGAATTACTGGAAAAATCATTGCAATTGGTAAAGAAGCCAATTTAATGCAAGGAAAAACCCATGAAAATATTAAAACAATCCGCCCTTTAAAAGATGGTGTTATTGCAGATTTTCAGGCATCTGAAGAGATGATTAAAGAGTTTGTAAAACAAATTCCTTCTATTAAAAAGAAATTATTTCCTCCAGCATTAAGAATGGTTATTTGTATTCCTTCAGGAATTACAGAAGTAGAAAAACGAGCGGTTCGCGATTCTGCAAAACATATGAATGCCAAAGAAATATATTTAATTTACGAACCAATGGCAGCTGCAATTGGGGTGGGAATAGATATTATGGAACCAAAAGGAAACATGATTATAGATATTGGTGGTGGAACAACCGAAATCGCAGTAATTGCTTTGGCAGGTATTGTTTGCGACCAATCTGTAAAAGTGGCAGGAGATTTATTTACCAACGATATTATGTATTATATGCGAACACAGCATAACTTACACGTTGGAGAAACCACTGCAGAAAAAATAAAAATAAGCATTGGTGCAGCTACAGAAGATTTAGAAACCCCTCCAGAAGACATGCTCGTTCAAGGTAGAGATTTATTAAGTGGTAAACCAAAACAAGTACAAGTTTCCTTTAGAGAAATAGCAAAAGCATTAGACAAATCTATTTTAAGAATAGAAGATGCTGTAATGGAAACATTGTCTAAAACTCCGCCAGAACTAGCAGCAGATATTTACAATACAGGTATTTATTTAGCTGGTGGTGGCTCTATGTTAAGAGGTCTAGATAAAAGATTGTCAAGAAAAACAGATTTGCCAGTTTACGTAGCCGAAGATCCATTAAGAGCGGTTGTACGTGGAACAGGAATTGCTTTAAAAGAATTAGACAAATACAAAAACGTATTAATGAAATAA
- the mreC gene encoding rod shape-determining protein MreC, translating into MQQLIYFFQKFKYLLFFLMLQLIAVVLTFNNLNFHKSKYVSSANAITGSMYNKISSISEYFQLKSVNQQLLEENTLLRNQLEKNNSIVFNKDSTVVDSVEYNQKYTFTNAKIINNNYSKAFNYLTINKGKNSGLDKEMAVVNGKGIIGITDFSSANYTRVQSILNKNSNINAKLKNQYFFGSLKWDGKDYNIVQLTDVPRQAPVKVGDTIETGGRSTIFPAGILIGTVINVDENNSVDNNIDVKLFNDMSNIGPVYVIKNLDKEEIKFIENQDIE; encoded by the coding sequence ATGCAGCAACTTATTTACTTTTTTCAGAAGTTTAAGTATCTTTTATTCTTTTTAATGTTGCAGTTAATCGCAGTTGTTTTAACTTTTAATAATCTTAATTTTCATAAAAGTAAATACGTTAGTTCTGCAAATGCAATTACTGGAAGTATGTATAATAAGATTTCTAGTATTTCGGAATATTTCCAGCTAAAATCTGTAAATCAACAACTTTTAGAAGAAAATACACTTTTAAGAAATCAATTAGAAAAAAATAATTCGATTGTTTTTAATAAAGATTCTACAGTGGTAGATTCTGTAGAATACAATCAAAAATACACATTTACAAATGCCAAAATAATTAATAATAATTATTCGAAAGCGTTTAATTATCTTACAATTAATAAAGGTAAAAATAGCGGTTTAGATAAAGAAATGGCAGTTGTAAATGGTAAAGGTATTATTGGAATTACCGATTTTTCTTCAGCTAACTACACAAGAGTACAATCTATTTTAAATAAAAATAGCAATATTAATGCGAAGCTAAAAAACCAATATTTTTTTGGAAGTTTAAAATGGGATGGTAAAGATTATAATATTGTGCAGCTAACAGATGTACCAAGACAAGCACCAGTAAAAGTTGGAGACACCATAGAAACAGGAGGAAGGTCTACTATTTTTCCAGCAGGAATTTTAATTGGAACTGTTATAAATGTTGATGAAAATAACTCAGTAGACAATAATATTGATGTTAAATTATTTAACGACATGAGCAATATTGGGCCAGTTTACGTAATTAAAAATTTAGATAAAGAAGAAATTAAATTTATAGAAAACCAAGACATTGAATAA
- the mrdA gene encoding penicillin-binding protein 2: MQKSFLLYFLITLVGFVFIGRLFQLQIIRGDNYDPIRSAAVKTQYDYPERGYVYDRNGKLLVANQLSYDVMVQPDQVKPLDTLEFCKLIKITKEDFLKRFERAENYAPYLPSVFLKQLAKEDFAFLQEKLHKYKGFFIQKRIIRNYPVKVAANVLGYIGEVNENLARKSDYYQQGELIGKDGIEKQYENLLRGKKGKKYYHRNRFNKITGSYKNGAYDTLPVNGKDLTLTLDIELQAYAQELMKGKRGGIVAIEPSTGEILALVTAPSYDPNMLVGRKRSKNSSILMNPENPDRPTYDRGLMGAYAPGSPFKMMNALIGLQEKVIDEQTSFYCNGGYRYGKRKGEFMKCHCGIFGRPVHLHSAIAKSCNSYFSNTFKRIVEKDHKPTEGLNNWSKHVKSFGLGNYLGYDLPAGSPGLIPDGKYYDDRKNFRWNGSSIISNAIGQGEVLTTPIQLANFTAAIANRGFFYTPHVLKKVDNTPIDNPDFTKKKITTIDKKYFAPVVEAMHEVFKTGTGKYSQVKGIEICGKTGTAENFIIKNGIKEQLADHSILVAFAPKDNPKIALAIFVENGGYGSTIAAPITSLLIEKYINGKISKANKYREQKMLTLSLQDIYDKQLEKPIEEIASGTK; encoded by the coding sequence ATGCAAAAAAGTTTTTTACTATATTTTTTAATTACGTTAGTAGGTTTCGTTTTTATAGGACGTTTATTTCAGCTTCAAATTATAAGAGGAGATAATTACGATCCCATTAGAAGTGCAGCTGTAAAAACGCAATACGATTATCCAGAACGTGGATATGTATATGACAGAAATGGAAAGTTGTTGGTTGCAAACCAGCTTTCTTATGATGTTATGGTTCAACCAGATCAAGTAAAACCTTTAGATACTTTAGAGTTTTGTAAACTTATAAAAATTACCAAAGAAGATTTTCTAAAGCGTTTCGAAAGAGCAGAAAACTATGCACCTTATTTACCATCGGTATTTTTAAAACAATTGGCAAAAGAAGACTTTGCGTTTTTACAAGAAAAATTACATAAGTATAAAGGGTTTTTTATTCAAAAGAGAATTATTAGAAATTATCCTGTAAAAGTTGCAGCCAATGTTTTGGGTTATATTGGAGAAGTAAACGAGAATTTGGCAAGAAAAAGCGATTATTACCAACAAGGAGAATTAATTGGAAAAGACGGTATAGAAAAACAATACGAAAATTTACTAAGAGGAAAAAAAGGAAAGAAATATTACCACAGAAACCGTTTTAATAAGATTACAGGTTCTTACAAAAATGGAGCGTATGATACACTTCCAGTAAATGGAAAAGATTTAACATTAACCTTAGATATAGAATTGCAAGCGTATGCACAAGAGTTAATGAAAGGTAAAAGAGGTGGTATTGTTGCAATTGAGCCTTCCACTGGAGAAATTTTAGCTTTGGTAACTGCACCTTCTTACGATCCTAATATGTTGGTGGGAAGAAAACGTTCGAAAAATTCTTCTATTTTAATGAATCCAGAAAATCCAGATAGACCAACATACGATAGAGGTTTAATGGGAGCGTATGCTCCTGGTTCCCCTTTTAAAATGATGAATGCATTAATTGGTCTGCAAGAAAAAGTAATTGATGAGCAAACCTCATTTTATTGTAATGGAGGTTATAGATATGGTAAAAGAAAAGGAGAGTTTATGAAATGCCACTGTGGTATTTTTGGAAGACCCGTGCATTTACACTCTGCCATTGCAAAATCTTGTAATAGTTATTTCTCGAATACATTTAAAAGAATTGTAGAAAAAGACCATAAACCAACTGAAGGTTTAAATAATTGGAGTAAACATGTAAAGAGTTTTGGTTTAGGTAATTATTTAGGTTACGATTTGCCAGCAGGAAGCCCAGGATTAATTCCAGACGGAAAATATTATGATGATCGCAAGAACTTTAGATGGAATGGATCGTCAATAATTTCTAATGCAATTGGGCAAGGAGAAGTTTTAACAACACCAATTCAATTAGCAAACTTTACAGCAGCAATCGCGAACAGAGGTTTTTTCTATACACCACATGTATTAAAAAAAGTAGATAATACCCCTATAGATAACCCAGATTTTACAAAGAAAAAAATAACAACCATAGATAAAAAATATTTTGCTCCTGTTGTGGAAGCTATGCACGAGGTTTTTAAAACAGGAACAGGAAAGTATAGTCAAGTAAAAGGAATAGAAATTTGTGGTAAAACAGGAACAGCCGAAAATTTTATTATAAAAAATGGAATTAAAGAACAGTTGGCAGATCATTCTATTTTAGTAGCATTTGCACCCAAAGACAATCCTAAAATTGCTTTAGCTATTTTTGTTGAAAATGGAGGATATGGTTCTACAATCGCAGCGCCAATTACAAGTTTGTTAATTGAAAAATATATAAATGGAAAAATATCAAAAGCCAATAAATATAGAGAACAAAAAATGCTGACTTTAAGTTTACAAGATATTTATGATAAACAATTAGAAAAACCAATAGAAGAAATTGCGTCAGGAACGAAATAA
- the rodA gene encoding rod shape-determining protein RodA — MRQERNNIFAGIDWILIFLYIILVGFGWLNIYAASSTEEDVELLSFATKYGKQLIFICLTIPLVIIVLFFNSKFYEKFASILYIISLLLLVGLFIFGKKINGATSWYNFGVIGLQPSEFVKAFTALAVAKLLSDRQYNFKLIKNQIKAFIIVFFPAFLIFLQPDAGSALIYLSFFFVLNREGLTLNYILLGSAFIVLFLLTIFFGAKWMLIASFTLITIIAFYLFYREGKRFFRFNWYKLLVVYLILGLFISGTDYGYKNVLPSHQKDRFDILLGKKTDNRGIGYNSYQSELTISSGGIKGKGFLKGDLTQGDFVPEQHTDYIFSVVGEEWGFLGTTAVVFLFMLMLYRIIYLAETHNNKFGRIYGYGLASILFFHVIVNIGMVIGLLPTVGIPLPFFSYGGSSLWGFTILLFIFIRLDAHKDYEW; from the coding sequence TTGCGTCAGGAACGAAATAATATTTTTGCAGGTATCGATTGGATTTTAATTTTCCTCTACATAATTTTAGTCGGTTTTGGCTGGTTAAATATCTACGCAGCTTCCAGTACAGAAGAAGATGTAGAATTATTAAGTTTCGCTACAAAATATGGTAAACAATTAATTTTTATTTGTTTAACCATTCCATTAGTAATTATAGTTCTTTTTTTTAATTCTAAATTTTATGAAAAATTTGCAAGTATACTCTACATCATATCACTGTTATTACTAGTAGGTTTATTTATATTTGGAAAGAAAATTAACGGAGCAACTTCTTGGTATAATTTTGGAGTAATTGGTTTGCAACCATCCGAATTTGTAAAAGCATTTACAGCATTGGCAGTAGCAAAACTGCTAAGTGATCGTCAATACAACTTCAAGTTAATTAAAAACCAAATTAAAGCCTTTATAATTGTATTTTTTCCTGCCTTTTTAATTTTTTTACAGCCAGATGCTGGTTCCGCGCTTATTTATTTATCGTTCTTTTTTGTGCTGAATAGAGAAGGTTTAACCTTAAATTACATACTACTTGGCTCTGCATTTATCGTATTATTTTTATTAACTATTTTTTTTGGTGCTAAATGGATGTTAATAGCATCATTTACATTAATTACAATTATTGCATTTTATTTATTTTACAGAGAAGGAAAGCGCTTTTTTCGTTTCAATTGGTATAAACTATTAGTAGTATATCTTATATTAGGATTGTTTATTTCTGGAACAGATTATGGATATAAAAATGTTTTGCCCTCACATCAAAAAGATAGGTTTGATATTTTATTGGGTAAGAAAACAGATAATAGAGGCATTGGATACAACTCTTATCAATCGGAATTAACAATAAGCTCTGGAGGAATAAAAGGCAAAGGTTTTTTAAAAGGCGATTTAACACAAGGAGATTTTGTGCCAGAACAGCACACAGATTATATTTTTAGTGTTGTTGGAGAAGAATGGGGTTTTTTAGGAACCACAGCAGTAGTTTTTTTGTTTATGCTAATGTTGTATCGAATTATATATTTAGCAGAAACACACAATAACAAATTTGGCAGAATTTACGGTTATGGATTGGCTTCTATCCTCTTTTTCCATGTAATTGTTAATATAGGAATGGTTATTGGATTATTACCAACTGTAGGTATTCCATTACCATTTTTTAGTTATGGAGGTTCGTCTCTTTGGGGTTTTACAATTTTGTTGTTTATTTTTATTAGATTAGATGCTCATAAAGATTATGAGTGGTAA
- the rpsT gene encoding 30S ribosomal protein S20, with protein sequence MANHKSALKRIRSNETKRLRNKYQHKTTRNAVRDLRATEDKKEAESNLGKVISMLDKLAKNNIIHQNKAANLKSKLTKHVAAL encoded by the coding sequence ATGGCAAATCATAAGTCAGCATTAAAAAGAATTAGAAGTAACGAAACTAAAAGGTTACGTAACAAATATCAGCATAAAACTACACGTAATGCTGTAAGGGATTTACGTGCAACTGAAGACAAGAAAGAGGCAGAATCTAATTTAGGTAAGGTTATTTCTATGTTAGACAAGTTAGCTAAAAACAATATTATTCACCAGAATAAAGCAGCTAATTTAAAATCTAAATTAACAAAGCACGTAGCTGCATTGTAA
- the proS gene encoding proline--tRNA ligase, with translation MSKHLTKREDDYSKWYNELVVKADLAENSAVRGCMVIKPYGFAIWEKMQAELDRMFKETGHQNAYFPLFVPKSLFEAEEKNAEGFAKECAVVTHYRLQNDPDNSGKLRVDPEAKLEEELVVRPTSEAIIWNTYKGWIQSYRDLPLLINQWANVVRWEMRTRLFLRTAEFLWQEGHTAHTTRTEAVDEAKQMQEVYATFAENFMAMPVVKGYKSNSERFAGAEDTYTIEALMQDGKALQAGTSHFLGQNFAKAFDVKFTSKEGKQEHVWATSWGVSTRLIGGLIMTHSDDNGLVLPPKLAPIQVVIVPIYKGEEQLTTISEKVAVFVKEFRKKGISVKFDDRDTYRPGAKFAEYELKGVPVRIAFGGRDLENNTVEVARRDTFEKQTISQDIVVNFVENLLEEIQENLFKKAIDYRAEHTTEVNDFKEFKKVIKNKGGFVSAHWDGTEETEDKIKEYTKATIRCIPNDAKEEAGVCVFSGKPSTKRVLFAKAY, from the coding sequence ATGAGTAAACATTTAACAAAACGAGAAGACGATTATTCTAAATGGTATAATGAACTAGTTGTAAAAGCAGATCTTGCAGAAAACTCTGCAGTTAGAGGTTGTATGGTTATAAAACCTTATGGATTTGCTATTTGGGAAAAAATGCAGGCAGAATTAGACAGAATGTTTAAGGAAACAGGTCACCAAAATGCATATTTCCCTTTGTTTGTGCCCAAAAGTTTGTTTGAAGCTGAAGAAAAAAATGCAGAGGGTTTTGCAAAAGAATGTGCTGTTGTAACGCATTATCGTTTACAAAACGACCCTGATAATTCTGGCAAATTGCGTGTAGATCCAGAAGCAAAATTAGAAGAAGAACTAGTTGTAAGACCAACTTCAGAGGCTATTATTTGGAATACTTATAAAGGATGGATTCAATCTTATAGAGATTTGCCATTATTAATAAACCAGTGGGCAAACGTAGTTCGTTGGGAAATGAGGACACGTTTATTTTTGCGTACAGCAGAATTTTTATGGCAAGAAGGGCATACAGCACATACAACAAGAACAGAAGCAGTTGATGAAGCTAAACAAATGCAAGAAGTATATGCAACTTTTGCCGAAAACTTTATGGCAATGCCTGTTGTAAAAGGATACAAGTCTAATAGCGAGCGTTTTGCTGGAGCAGAAGACACCTACACTATTGAAGCTTTAATGCAAGATGGAAAAGCGTTGCAGGCTGGAACAAGTCATTTTTTAGGGCAAAATTTCGCCAAAGCTTTTGATGTAAAATTTACTTCTAAAGAAGGAAAACAAGAGCATGTTTGGGCAACTTCTTGGGGAGTATCTACACGTTTAATTGGTGGTTTGATTATGACACATTCAGATGATAATGGTTTGGTTTTACCTCCAAAATTGGCTCCAATACAAGTAGTTATTGTTCCTATATATAAAGGGGAAGAGCAATTAACTACGATTTCAGAAAAAGTAGCAGTATTTGTAAAAGAGTTCCGTAAAAAAGGGATTTCTGTTAAGTTTGATGACAGGGATACTTACAGACCAGGAGCAAAATTTGCAGAATACGAATTAAAAGGAGTTCCTGTAAGAATTGCTTTTGGAGGAAGAGATTTAGAAAACAATACAGTTGAAGTTGCCAGAAGAGATACTTTTGAGAAACAAACCATTTCACAAGACATTGTTGTAAATTTTGTAGAAAATTTATTGGAAGAAATTCAAGAAAATTTATTCAAAAAAGCCATCGATTATAGAGCTGAACATACTACCGAGGTAAATGATTTTAAAGAATTTAAAAAAGTAATTAAAAATAAGGGCGGTTTTGTTTCTGCTCATTGGGATGGAACAGAAGAAACAGAAGATAAAATTAAAGAATATACAAAAGCGACCATTCGTTGTATTCCGAACGATGCAAAAGAAGAAGCTGGAGTTTGTGTTTTTAGTGGAAAACCATCCACGAAAAGAGTTCTTTTTGCAAAAGCATATTAA
- a CDS encoding OmpP1/FadL family transporter: MKKIITFAILFAVTLTSYSQSLKYQDLALLFSQDDSNGTARFTSMGGAFGALGGDISSININPAGLAVFNNSSFAGTLNNRNTEIQSTFYGNAVNNQNQSFNFSQAGAVLVFDSAYKSDWSKFAIGFNYRLTKDFSDNFIIEGNSGVPTFREFPLDKNKTIDYNVSEKNQRFINKYKGKLDEINLAFSSVYQNKLYVGAGVNFYSLNFSQQSNLLEFNSDGKGNTLDANFYQENFTTGTGISLNAGFIYKATQNFRFGLSYQTPTWFTEIIEDTNIVKNEGNRLGGIPFTGDTEIIVSNDPKNIYDNTTGDNFPSQNLTYRLKTPSKLTASAAVVFGKRGLFSFDYISRNYSNMKLSDGGFAGENTFFENELKNTNSFNMGTEWRFDKLSIRGGYKFEENPNKTALNSDDIKGYSFGAGYNFGNFKVDFAYSNNNRTSFYDVYPQFPKQINTADLNIDNRIFTATVSISL, from the coding sequence ATGAAAAAAATTATAACATTTGCGATATTGTTCGCAGTAACTTTAACGTCTTATAGTCAGTCTTTAAAATACCAAGATTTAGCGTTGCTTTTCTCGCAAGACGATTCAAATGGAACTGCGCGTTTTACTTCTATGGGAGGTGCTTTTGGAGCATTAGGTGGCGATATTTCATCAATAAATATCAATCCAGCAGGTTTGGCTGTTTTTAATAATAGCTCATTTGCAGGAACATTAAACAATAGAAATACAGAAATACAATCTACTTTTTATGGAAATGCTGTAAATAACCAAAATCAGTCTTTTAACTTTTCTCAAGCAGGTGCAGTTTTGGTTTTCGACAGTGCTTATAAATCTGATTGGAGCAAATTTGCAATTGGTTTTAATTACAGACTTACAAAAGATTTTAGTGATAATTTTATTATTGAAGGGAATAGTGGAGTACCAACATTTAGAGAATTTCCTTTAGATAAAAATAAGACTATCGATTATAATGTTTCGGAAAAAAATCAAAGATTTATAAATAAGTATAAAGGGAAGTTAGATGAAATTAATTTGGCATTTTCGTCTGTGTATCAAAATAAGTTATACGTTGGTGCAGGAGTTAATTTTTATAGCTTAAATTTTAGTCAGCAATCTAATTTATTAGAATTTAATAGCGATGGAAAAGGAAATACTTTAGACGCCAACTTTTATCAAGAAAACTTTACAACAGGTACAGGAATTTCTTTAAACGCAGGTTTTATTTATAAGGCAACCCAAAATTTTAGATTTGGTTTATCTTACCAAACACCAACTTGGTTTACAGAAATTATAGAAGATACTAATATTGTAAAAAATGAAGGAAATAGACTTGGCGGAATTCCATTTACTGGAGATACAGAAATTATTGTTAGCAATGACCCAAAAAATATTTATGATAATACTACTGGAGATAATTTTCCATCTCAAAATTTAACTTATAGATTAAAAACTCCGAGTAAATTAACAGCAAGTGCAGCAGTGGTATTTGGCAAAAGAGGTTTATTTAGTTTCGATTATATTAGTAGAAATTATTCGAATATGAAACTATCAGATGGAGGTTTCGCAGGAGAAAATACATTTTTCGAAAATGAACTAAAAAACACCAATTCTTTTAACATGGGTACAGAATGGCGTTTCGATAAATTAAGTATTAGAGGAGGTTACAAGTTTGAAGAAAACCCCAATAAAACAGCATTAAATTCCGACGATATTAAAGGGTATTCTTTTGGAGCTGGTTATAATTTTGGAAACTTTAAAGTAGATTTCGCTTACAGTAATAATAACAGAACTTCTTTTTATGATGTATATCCGCAATTTCCAAAGCAAATAAATACTGCAGATTTAAATATAGATAATAGAATTTTTACAGCAACAGTTTCCATAAGTCTGTAA
- a CDS encoding NifU family protein, giving the protein MPNIKITIQETTNNTIIKYNSSSILINGGSYEFNNIDEAKNSPLAQQLFYLPFVKKVFITANFIAIQRFDILEWIDVQEEVKEQIEVFLNEGNAVVNEEKKSKKESIEVYAEVTPNPSVMKFGTNKALTQTDVEFKNIDEASKSSPLALAIFNFPFVKEVFISDNYISITKYDMVEWNEVYGEVRTFIREYLAEGKTIIKELPREKIVAEGTKEIVQEVKLEGVSAQIVDILDEYIKPAVAGDGGNIAFRSYDEANKVVSVVLQGACSGCPSSTATLKNGIENLLKEMLPNKINEVVAING; this is encoded by the coding sequence ATGCCAAACATTAAAATTACCATTCAAGAAACAACTAACAATACCATTATAAAATACAACAGTAGCAGTATTTTAATAAATGGAGGTAGTTACGAATTCAATAATATAGATGAAGCTAAAAACTCTCCATTAGCACAACAATTATTCTATTTACCATTCGTAAAGAAGGTATTTATTACCGCTAACTTTATTGCAATACAACGTTTCGATATTTTAGAATGGATAGACGTCCAAGAAGAAGTAAAAGAACAAATAGAAGTTTTTTTAAACGAAGGAAATGCTGTTGTAAACGAAGAAAAAAAATCTAAAAAAGAATCTATAGAAGTATATGCAGAGGTAACTCCAAACCCATCTGTAATGAAGTTTGGAACCAACAAAGCACTAACGCAAACAGATGTTGAGTTTAAAAATATAGACGAAGCAAGTAAATCGTCTCCATTAGCTTTGGCTATTTTTAATTTTCCTTTCGTAAAAGAAGTTTTTATTTCCGATAATTATATTTCAATTACCAAATACGATATGGTAGAATGGAATGAAGTTTATGGTGAAGTAAGAACGTTTATTCGAGAATATTTAGCAGAAGGAAAAACAATTATTAAAGAATTACCAAGAGAAAAAATCGTTGCAGAAGGAACAAAAGAAATAGTACAAGAAGTAAAACTAGAAGGTGTTTCTGCACAAATTGTAGATATTTTAGATGAATATATAAAACCGGCAGTTGCAGGAGATGGAGGAAACATCGCTTTTCGTTCTTATGATGAAGCAAATAAAGTAGTAAGCGTAGTTTTACAAGGCGCTTGTAGTGGTTGCCCATCTTCTACAGCAACTTTAAAAAACGGAATCGAAAACTTGCTGAAAGAAATGCTACCAAACAAAATTAACGAAGTAGTAGCGATAAATGGGTAG
- the ubiE gene encoding bifunctional demethylmenaquinone methyltransferase/2-methoxy-6-polyprenyl-1,4-benzoquinol methylase UbiE translates to MSAEKINPYKNSKLGKKEQVTQMFDNISKNYDGLNRVISLGIDVKWRKKVVEIVGKNKPKQILDIATGTGDLALMMANLNPDRIVGLDISAGMLEVGKQKINKANLSDKIEMMVGDSEDMPFEDATFDAITVSFGVRNFANLAKGIREIARVLKPNGVLVILETSNPTKFPFKQGYKLYTNLFLPVVGKLFSKDKVAYSYLSESANSFPFGEAFNNILQKNGFTHTEDNPVTFGVATIYTARK, encoded by the coding sequence ATGTCAGCAGAAAAAATTAATCCATATAAAAATTCTAAGTTAGGTAAGAAAGAGCAAGTTACCCAAATGTTCGATAATATTTCTAAAAACTACGATGGTTTAAATCGTGTAATTTCTTTAGGAATAGATGTAAAATGGCGTAAAAAAGTGGTAGAAATTGTTGGTAAAAACAAGCCAAAACAAATTTTAGACATTGCAACAGGAACAGGAGACTTGGCTTTAATGATGGCCAATTTAAACCCAGATAGAATTGTTGGTTTAGACATTTCTGCAGGAATGCTAGAAGTTGGTAAACAAAAAATAAACAAAGCAAATCTTTCCGATAAAATAGAAATGATGGTGGGCGATTCTGAAGATATGCCTTTCGAAGATGCAACTTTCGATGCCATTACAGTTTCTTTTGGTGTTCGTAATTTTGCGAACTTAGCCAAAGGAATTAGAGAAATTGCCAGAGTTTTAAAACCAAATGGAGTTTTGGTAATTTTAGAAACTTCAAACCCAACAAAATTTCCTTTTAAACAAGGATATAAATTATATACAAACTTATTTTTACCAGTTGTTGGAAAACTATTTTCGAAAGACAAAGTTGCCTACTCTTATCTATCGGAATCTGCGAATTCTTTTCCTTTTGGAGAAGCTTTCAACAATATTTTACAAAAAAATGGGTTTACACATACAGAAGATAATCCTGTAACCTTTGGTGTTGCAACAATTTACACAGCACGTAAATAA
- a CDS encoding porin family protein, protein MSKKNLFFCFFLFASISFFAQKDRVEYLPSFDKRPLHYGFYLGVNKNDFKLNLRESTIANANITVEPTIGFNVGLIADLRLHKNLNLRLEPGLVSNSKNIYFNHLPTKQDSVREVGSTYLHVPLVFKFSTDRYHNIRPYLLAGVSYDYNFSSNERNQDDNSAGQFRMKTHNFMYEVGIGVDIYLYFFKFSPSIRGVFAINNEIKYDDDPNSRWTAPVNFMGTRGIFLNFAFE, encoded by the coding sequence ATGAGTAAAAAAAATCTATTTTTTTGTTTTTTTCTATTCGCTAGTATTTCTTTTTTTGCACAGAAAGATCGCGTAGAATATTTACCTTCATTCGATAAAAGACCTTTGCATTATGGTTTTTATTTGGGTGTAAATAAAAATGACTTTAAACTAAACTTAAGAGAAAGTACAATTGCGAATGCAAACATAACTGTAGAACCAACTATAGGTTTTAATGTGGGGTTAATTGCAGATTTGCGTTTACATAAAAACTTAAATTTACGTTTAGAACCAGGTTTGGTTAGTAATTCGAAAAACATATATTTTAATCATTTACCTACAAAACAAGACAGCGTTCGAGAAGTTGGTTCTACCTATTTACATGTTCCTTTGGTTTTTAAATTTAGTACAGACAGGTATCATAATATTCGTCCGTATTTATTAGCGGGTGTTTCTTACGATTATAATTTTTCTAGTAACGAAAGAAATCAAGATGATAACTCAGCAGGTCAATTTCGTATGAAAACACATAACTTTATGTATGAGGTAGGAATTGGAGTGGATATTTACCTGTATTTCTTTAAGTTTTCTCCATCCATTCGTGGTGTTTTTGCAATTAACAACGAAATTAAATATGATGATGATCCAAATAGCAGATGGACAGCTCCTGTAAACTTTATGGGAACTCGTGGTATTTTCTTAAATTTTGCTTTCGAGTAA